The Gammaproteobacteria bacterium genome has a segment encoding these proteins:
- the aat gene encoding leucyl/phenylalanyl-tRNA--protein transferase, with product MPAPDDEENDERRDWPEGLVAVGGSLDPDSLLAAYCAGVFPWSSEPQITWWSPEPRVIFDLASWQPHRSVARSARRAGWRFTTDRDFTGVMRACAAPAPNRESTWIGEDFIAAYTELHRRGYGHSVEVWEGDTLVGGIYGLAIGAFFGGESMFHRRTDASKAALAHLVTHLRTRGYELFDAQARNPHLMRLGAVAIPRQEYLQRLRRALKRRVNWS from the coding sequence ATGCCCGCGCCCGACGACGAGGAGAACGACGAGCGCCGCGACTGGCCGGAGGGCCTCGTGGCCGTCGGCGGCTCGCTCGACCCAGACAGCCTGCTCGCCGCCTACTGCGCCGGGGTCTTCCCCTGGTCGTCCGAGCCGCAGATCACATGGTGGTCGCCCGAGCCGCGCGTGATCTTCGACCTCGCGAGCTGGCAGCCGCATCGCAGTGTCGCGCGCAGCGCGCGCCGTGCCGGCTGGCGCTTCACCACCGACCGCGATTTCACCGGCGTCATGCGCGCCTGCGCCGCGCCGGCACCGAACCGCGAGAGCACATGGATCGGCGAGGACTTCATCGCCGCGTATACGGAGCTCCACCGCCGCGGTTACGGCCACAGCGTCGAGGTCTGGGAAGGCGACACGCTGGTCGGCGGGATCTACGGCCTGGCGATCGGCGCGTTCTTCGGCGGCGAGTCGATGTTCCATCGCCGCACCGACGCCTCCAAGGCCGCGCTGGCGCACCTCGTCACGCATCTGCGCACACGCGGCTACGAGCTCTTCGACGCGCAGGCCCGCAACCCCCACCTCATGCGCCTCGGCGCGGTGGCGATTCCGCGACAGGAGTACCTGCAACGCCTGCGCCGCGCGCTGAAGCGCCGCGTCAACTGGAGTTGA